CAGATCGGCAACGCGATCCCTCCGATCCTGGCCCGCTCCGTCCTGTCCGCCGTCGCCTCGTGAGTACCGGAAGGCCCTGTCTCCGCCGAGAGGTGGGGACTTTCGCGTTCCCACGGCTACGAGCCCGGCCTCACCTCCTCCAGCATCTTCGGGTCCTTCAATTCGAGCGCGAGCACCCCGAACATAAAGGCCCCGACGAGCGCGAGCACCGCCATCGCGGGCGCCTCCCTCACGGGCGCGACCACCACGCACGCGCAAAACAGCCGCCTGACCCGACCATCATGGCCGGCAGATCACTGGGAGAGATCATCGCTGTCGTCCCGTCGGCGGCGCACAGCCTCAATCACCGCCGCCGACGGAAGGCCATGCAGTCTCACGTTCGCGCGCCGAATGCCGACCGCCAAGCATTGAACGAGTCGGCCGAATCGACGCCGACATCACGCTCCGATCTGCATCTCAATCTGGTTTGAATCGGTTCAGCGCCACGACCGGGCACCTATACAGGTGACGCACGTCACTTGCGGTGTGTAATCGATCAGCTATGGTGAGTTGACATGCCTGTACGAGGGTGGGGAGGCCCCGTGGGGAATGGCTTCAAGGTGGCGCTCGAAGAGTTGCAACGCGTCGGTGACAGCGCTCTTCCTGCGTTACGGGACATCATGGCAGCTCAACTCCCGGTGTTGAACGCACATGAAGGTCTCGCCGGGCCCGGCTCCTTCGGTGCCGTCAACGATTTTCAGGTGACCTACGCGCGTTTCACCGACGAAATCGCCGCCAGGCAGAAACACGGCGCCGAAGTCGTGGATGCCACCGCGGAAGCCGCCAAAGCCATCGTCGCGCTCTACCGCCGCGCCGACGGGCAGGAATAGCCGTGGGCGACTGGAAAACCGACGACGCGACGATCGACTCACCGAGCGCGATGATCACGATGAGCCCGAACCGCTCGGCGAAGTGCGCGGCAGAGTTAGGCCGCCACCCGTCCGGCCCGGCGAGGTAGACGTTCAGATAGTCGACGAGCAGCGCGACGACCCATAGCCCCCAGCTGCCAGGGCCTGCTCAGCGACGCGGCCACATCGAGCAGCGCGACGCTCGGCAGGAGCCCGACGAACATCTTGAGCAGCACACGCTGCAGCTCGGCCCGCTGGGCACCGCGTTCCTGCTCACCCCGGCTGCCCCGGATGCTGCTCATCGACGAACTCGACAAGTCCGAGGCCGACCTACCGAACGATCTACTGTCGCTGTTCGAGGACGGGGAGTTCCCGGTCGAAGAACTGGCTCGCGTGCGCACCCGCCACCCCGAGGTCAGGGTGCAAACCGCCGATCCCGAGCGCACCGCAGTGGTGCGGTTCGGACGCATCACGTGCCGAGCCTTCCCGATCATCGTCATGACTCCGAACGGCGACCCGATGCCGCTGTAACTTTCGATCAGTGGATGAACCGGCCGAACCCCCAGGCGATGACCTCGATCGCCGGCATGGAATCGGTGCTCGAACGGAGTTCACGGTGCACTGCCCGGACCAGCTCCGGACGGTGCAGCAGAGCGCGTACCGCCGGCCAGGTGCCACGCGCGGCCAAGGCCAGCCCGAGACCGACCAGCGCCGCCGGGACGTCGGGGGCCACGGCCAACAGGTCCCGGTAGCCGTCCGCCGCCAGCTGGTGGGTACCTCCCATCAACGCCAGATCCGCGCTCGTCACCCCGGGGACCAGCGGGCCGTTGACGGCGAACGAGTTCCGGTCCTGGCACAGCCGCGGCCGGATCAGGTCGGTCCGGGCGTCGAACCAGCCGCCGTCCGGGCCAGGAGTCGGCATGCTTGGTTCGGGCAACCGGCCGAGCTTGGGCGATGACTCCCCGCGGCGCCAGGCGTCGGCGAGGATCGAGACCGTCCGCGCATCCGGGCGGAGGTGGCGGAGGCGCAAGGTCGCGTAGTGGTCGAGCGCGGCTGTCGCAGCCCAAGCCGCCGGTCAGGTGGGTACCGGTTCCTTCTGCCACGGTGCCAGTTTGGCCGCGATTCCGTCGAGGAATCTGCGTCCGGTGGAAGTGAGGCTTTCGTCGTCGTACACCGCGCGCAACGTTCGCCAGACCGCGGTACGCCACAACGCGAACTCGAAGGCTGCCAGTTCATGGGCCGGCTCCGCAGCGGACAACGCCCGCCAGAACGCAGCGACCCCGAAGAACGCGTAGATCCCGTGTAGCACACCGTCGATGGGCCGCGGGGCTTCCCTCCACGGTGCGTACAACCGTTCCCGGCTGTCGTCGCGTGCAAGGTGGCGAGGTGCTGCACGCCGCCGAGCCGGATGTGGTGAAACTCGTGCACGAGTTTCGCCGCGAGTTGCTCGGGCTCCGCGCTGTAGGCCACGATCGCACTGCTGAAAGCATCTTCTGTCGACGCATTGGGCAGCCGAAAGGTCACCGCCGGAGCCGGCACCAGCGATTCGAGGCCGGCCGGTCATGGGGCCGTTGCTGCCCGGCGGAACCCCGGAAAGGCAGATGCGGCGCGCCGACCGGCCCGTCGGTTCCTCCGGGCGCCGGGGATGCTCGTGCTGACGGACGGCATCAGCGATGTACCTGACCCTGGTGGTCGAGCAGGCGCCGTCGATGGCACTTTGGAACCCGACCATCGCGGCGTTCGTCACGCTGTGCCAGCGGCGGCTCGGGATCTTCCGCTCGGTCCAGGTGCGGCTGCTGGAGACGGGGAAGACCGGCCGGGCCGAGGGGGGCATGGTCCTGGGGCCGGTGTTGCGCGGCGGGACGCCGGACAGCCCGGCGCGTGGTGCCGGCGAGCCGGTCGACTCCTCCGGCCGCCGGTCGATGCTCGTGTTGACCGATGGCATCAGCGACGCCTGGCGCCGGGACCTCGTGCAGCCCCTGCTGGCGCGATGGGGGCGCAAGGTCCCGGTCGCGGTGCTGCACTTGCTGCCCCGCCGGCTCTGGGCCCGCGGCGGCGTCGACGTGCGGAACGCCGAGATCACGACCAAGGGGCCGGTACGCCCCAACGCCTCGTACCTCGTCCGGTTGACCGACTTCCTGCTCGACGAAGCCACGCAGGAAGAACTGACCGCGGACTCGGTCGCGGTGCCGGTGCTCAAACTGGAGGAACGGTGGTTCCGCAGGTGGGCGGAGGTGGTCACCGGCCGGGCGGATGTTCCGCGGAAATGTTCGGTCATGGTGATTCGGAACCGGCCGGCGGGAGCGGTAACCGAATCGAGTGAAATCCCGGTTTTGCGGGATAATGAGGTCACCTCGAGCGATCGGGTGAGGGGTTTTCACAGTCAGGCTTCGCCGTCGGCGTTTCGGCTGGCCACGCTACTGGCCGCGGTTCCGGTGGATCTCGATGTCGCGTCGGCGGTGCAGGCGGAGATGCTGCCGGGGTCCGGCCCGGATCACCTTGTGGAGGTGTTCACGAGTGGTCAGCTGCGGCACGAGGGTGATCGGCAGCCTTGGGACCGGAACACCCGTGGGAATTCTCAGGCCAGACCAGAAGAGTGCTGCTCAGCGAGGCGCGGAGGTCGGACAACGCACACGCGGTCCGGGCGGCGTCGCGGCAGTACGGGGCAGAATCCCACGCTGGCCCGGCTGCAGGCAGCATTGGCCGAGCCGGACCCGACCCCGGACCCGGAACCCGCGACGGCATCAGCTGCCGAGATAGCGCTCGAACGCGATGTCATGAGTGCGTTGTCTGGTCCATACTTATCGCGAGCCGATCGTTTGGCCAGACTGAACGCCAATCCTTCGAGTTCACTCAGTTTGCGTGGTTCCCCTACTATGAACAACGATACTAGCGCTGCTAGCATCCCGGCGGTGACGATGTCGCAGGAACTCAAGCAGTCGGGTAACCCTGGCGAGCCCGCCGCTACGGACGTGGCGGA
This window of the Amycolatopsis balhimycina FH 1894 genome carries:
- a CDS encoding SAV_2336 N-terminal domain-related protein, whose product is MYLTLVVEQAPSMALWNPTIAAFVTLCQRRLGIFRSVQVRLLETGKTGRAEGGMVLGPVLRGGTPDSPARGAGEPVDSSGRRSMLVLTDGISDAWRRDLVQPLLARWGRKVPVAVLHLLPRRLWARGGVDVRNAEITTKGPVRPNASYLVRLTDFLLDEATQEELTADSVAVPVLKLEERWFRRWAEVVTGRADVPRKCSVMVIRNRPAGAVTESSEIPVLRDNEVTSSDRVRGFHSQASPSAFRLATLLAAVPVDLDVASAVQAEMLPGSGPDHLVEVFTSGQLRHEGDRQPWDRNTRGNSQARPEECCSARRGGRTTHTRSGRRRGSTGQNPTLARLQAALAEPDPTPDPEPATASAAEIALERDVMSALSGPYLSRADRLARLNANPSSSLSLRGSPTMNNDTSAASIPAVTMSQELKQSGNPGEPAATDVADTETTERSPETEAKLADKANVVASVGASTSRQVRRSGEEVPPVWGVIPPPNPNFTGRGELLAQLSGLLGAGTTAALPATLHGMGGIGKTQMATEFCEGACGWKFGHRLPNSSGKWWRPGSGKPTAWTSAGPSTGSSSTADGSAAWLRTSC